A genome region from Camelina sativa cultivar DH55 chromosome 10, Cs, whole genome shotgun sequence includes the following:
- the LOC104719882 gene encoding protein GPR107-like, whose product MDFSQRLSSILVLVLVSITVASAEIRKSEIRSDDRPIIPLDEFGFTHTGRLELDGSKISLSNNNPDLDLSKVGFFLCTRDAWVHVIQQLEEEEITCALQSDLVKHVFTFNNLKGGDKSSFSTVFTENDADQYSLVFANCLQQVKISMDVRSAMYNLEGKKGGRDYLSAGRTVLPKVYFFFSVIYFSLAATWIYLLYKKRLTVFAIHFFMLGVVVLKALNLLCEAEDKSYIKKTGTAHGWDVLFYIFNFLKGITLFTLIVLIGTGWSFLKPYLQDKEKKVLMIVIPLQVVANFAQVVIDETGPYGQDWVTWKQIFLLVDVVCCCAVLFPIVWSIKNLREAAKTDGKAAVNLVKLTLFRQYYIVVICYIYFTRVVVYALETITSYKYMWTSVVASELATLAFYLFTGYKFRPEVHNPYFVVDDDEEEAAAEALKLEDEFEL is encoded by the coding sequence ATGGATTTCTCTCAGCGCTTATCGTCGATACTTGTCCTTGTCTTGGTGTCCATCACCGTAGCTTCCGCTGAGATTCGGAAATCAGAGATCCGATCCGATGACCGACCCATCATCCCTTTAGACGAATTCGGTTTCACTCACACCGGTCGTCTCGAGCTCGACGGGTCCAAGATCTCGCTTTCCAATAACAATCCCGATCTAGATCTCTCCAAAGTGGGCTTCTTCCTGTGCACTAGAGACGCTTGGGTTCATGTGATCCAACagctcgaagaagaagagatcacaTGCGCCCTGCAATCAGATCTCGTTAAGCATGTCTTCACCTTTAACAATCTCAAGGGGGGCGATAAGAGCAGCTTCTCCACCGTTTTCACGGAGAACGATGCAGATCAGTACTCTCTCGTCTTCGCCAATTGTCTCCAACAGGTCAAAATCAGTATGGACGTTAGATCCGCCATGTATAACCTCGAAGGCAAGAAGGGTGGTCGTGATTATCTCTCTGCTGGAAGAACTGTTCTTCCTAAGgtctatttcttcttctctgtcatCTATTTCTCTCTCGCTGCGACTTGGATCTACCTTCTCTACAAGAAACGTCTCACTGTTTTTGCAATCCATTTCTTCATGTTGGGAGTTGTTGTCTTGAAAGCTTTGAACCTTCTCTGTGAGGCTGAGGATAAGTCGTATATTAAGAAAACCGGAACAGCTCATGGTTGGGATGTcttgttttacattttcaatttcCTTAAGGGTATCACTCTTTTCACCTTGATCGTCTTGATCGGCACGGGTTGGTCTTTCTTGAAGCCCTACTTGCAGGACAAGGAAAAGAAGGTGTTGATGATTGTGATTCCCCTCCAGGTTGTCGCTAACTTTGCTCAGGTGGTTATCGATGAGACTGGACCATATGGCCAAGATTGGGTTACATGGAAACAAATCTTTTTGCTTGTTGATGTGGTCTGTTGCTGTGCTGTTCTCTTTCCCATTGTCTGGTCCATCAAAAACTTGCGTGAGGCGGCTAAGACTGATGGGAAGGCTGCTGTCAACCTCGTTAAGTTAACTCTGTTTAGGCAATACTACATTGTGGTTATCTGCTATATCTACTTTACTCGCGTTGTTGTCTATGCACTGGAGACCATTACCTCTTACAAGTACATGTGGACTAGTGTTGTTGCCAGCGAGTTGGCCACACTTGCATTCTATCTGTTTACTGGCTACAAGTTCAGGCCGGAGGTGCATAACCCGTACTTTGTTGttgacgatgatgaagaagaggctgCAGCTGAGGCGCTGAAGCTTGAAGACGAGTTTGAATTGTAA
- the LOC104719883 gene encoding glucan endo-1,3-beta-glucosidase 10-like, producing MASSSSEFLFSLLCLALLSLPLIVCSIGINYGQVANNLPPPKNVIPLLKSVGATKVKLYDADPQALRAFSGSGFELTVALGNEYLAQMNDPKKAQTWVKENVQAYLPNTKIVAIVVGNEVLTSNQSALTAALFPAMQNIHGALVDCGLNKQIFVTTAHSLAVLDVSYPPSATSFRRDLLSSLTPILDFHVKTGSPILINAYPFFAYEENPKHVSLDFVLFQPNQGFTDPGSNFHYDNMLFAQVDAVYHALDAVGISYKKVPIVVSETGWPSNGDPQEVGATCDNARKYNGNLIKMMMSKKMRTPIRPECDLTIFVFALFNENMKPGPTSERNYGLFNPDGTPVYSLGIKTSSTHSSGSSNSTGGSGSGSGSGSGGNTGGSSSGGGIYPPVTDNPSPDYMSISSAGGKGRFVECVLFFLLFFIIKLRL from the exons ATGGCTTCGTCTTCTTCTgagtttctcttctctctcttgtgCCTTGCTCTCTTATCTCTTCCTCTCATCGTTTGCTCCATTGGCATCAACTATGGCCAGGTCGCTAACAACCTTCCTCCCCCAAAAAACGTCATCCCTCTCCTCAAGTCTGTGGGAGCGACGAAAGTAAAGCTCTATGACGCCGATCCACAAGCCCTCCGTGCCTTCTCCGGCTCCGGCTTCGAGCTCACAGTGGCCCTCGGCAACGAGTACCTGGCCCAGATGAACGACCCTAAAAAAGCTCAAACCTGGGTGAAGGAGAACGTCCAAGCTTACCTCCCAAACACCAAGATCGTGGCCATCGTAGTGGGAAATGAAGTCCTCACCTCCAACCAATCAGCCCTCACGGCGGCCCTCTTCCCGGCTATGCAAAACATCCACGGCGCTCTGGTGGATTGTGGCCTGAACAAGCAGATCTTTGTGACGACGGCTCACTCACTGGCCGTCTTGGACGTGTCCTACCCTCCGTCAGCTACTTCCTTCCGCCGAGATCTTCTCAGCTCTCTCACTCCCATCTTGGACTTCCACGTCAAGACAGGCTCACCGATCCTTATCAACGCCTACCCTTTCTTTGCCTACGAAGAAAATCCCAAACACGTCTCTCTCGACTTCGTTCTCTTCCAACCAAATCAAGGCTTCACCGACCCTGGCTCTAATTTCCACTACGACAACATGCTCTTCGCTCAGGTCGACGCAGTCTATCACGCCCTTGACGCTGTCGGCATCAGCTACAAGAAAGTCCCCATAGTCGTCTCCGAGACAGGATGGCCTTCCAACGGTGACCCGCAGGAGGTCGGAGCCACCTGCGACAATGCTCGCAAGTACAATGGGAATCTgatcaagatgatgatgagcaaGAAGATGAGGACGCCTATTCGACCTGAGTGTGATCTCACCATCTTCGTCTTTGCTCTCTTCAACGAGAACATGAAGCCTGGACCCACCTCCGAGAGGAACTACGGTCTCTTCAACCCTGATGGAACTCCTGTTTACTCCCTTGGGATCAAGACTTCCTCCACTCATAGTAGTGGTAGCAGCAACTCCACTGGTGGTAGTGGTAGTGGTAGTGGCAGTGGCAGCGGCGGAAACACTGGTGGCTCTTCCAGCGGTGGTGGTATCTACCCGCCGGTCACGGATAACCCATCACCGGATTACATGTCCATTTCCTCAGCTGGG GGAAAGGGCAGATTCGTTGAGTGtgtcttgttcttcctcttgtttTTCATCATCAAGCTTCGGTTGTAA
- the LOC104719884 gene encoding uncharacterized protein LOC104719884, translating to MKVSSGVVASVIAVSAAALSSSSTPPISPKVWESRRTNGWEKFEPRFDGLRFIETLVTAHR from the exons atgaaggtttCGAGCGGTGTGGTGGCTTCTGTAATTGCCGTCTCCGCCGctgctctctcttcttcctccactcCTCCAATCTCCCCAAAG GTCTGGGAATCGCGGAGGACGAATGGTTGGGAGAAATTTGAGCCGAGGTTTGATGGCTTAAGGTTCATAGAGACGCTGGTCACAGCACACAGATAG